AAGACTTCCGCACCTCTCTCCCAGTCGATGTAGCAGCCTCCCCGTGTGAGGAAACATGCCACGCTGTGCCGGCCGAGGTGGTGCATCCAGCCTGTGTGAATGAGCTGGCGCATGAGGGCGTCTATCCAGGGGAATCCAGTGACGCCTTGCTTCCACCGCTGGAACCactgctctgcttcttcggAGTCAATCTTGTATTTGTCAGTTACGATACCCGTGCTCTTGTCCACTTCGGATGGTAGATGCCATGGGATGAAGCGGCAGTGCGCATTTCCAGCCGTTTGCGTGAAGTTTGCGCCAATGTCGGCTTGTGCTGCGAAATACATGTCCCGAAAGATGAGTTGGCCTGTAAGACTGGTCGGGGGAGATGATGCTCCTTTGCCGTAGGATTCAACCacatcttggacttgccaGTAGAATTCTCTGACGGAGAGGGCGCCAAAGTGTAGAAACGGGGAGAGCAGTGTCGTCGATTGCGGTTCAAACTGCGCAGGACTGGTCTTTGGTTTCTCAAACGTAGCAGTATACTTTTTATCCTTTACGATATCCGCCAGATTCCTCAGCGCAATACTCTCGCCTCCTTTATACGGGGTCGTCGCCGGCGGAAAgccaagctcctccaacGTCTCGATTGCAAAATCCCCCTTCGGTCCAGCAATGCTCTTATACGAGGCGTCCTTCTTGGTCCTCATCTCGGAATTCACATCAGGAGAGCCGCTTGGCACATCCTGCTCAAAATCCAAGGGCATATCTCCGGGGTCAGGGAgcctctttggcggcggaaTAGGCCGCGGCACGTCGCCAATCTTTTTCGCCGCAGAGAGTAACTGCgtcatggacatggttgGTTTCCCGTCGTGCTTTGAAACTATCTCATCGCTGTCCCAGAGGGTTCTGCCGGCGCGGATGACAACTTCCACGCCAGTGTCCCGGGCTGCCTTTGCGACGACCGCATCGCGCTGGCGGGCGTATGCGTCTGTGTCCTTTTCAAAGACGAGATGCGTGACTTTCCAGGCTTTCAGAATCTTGGGGAATAGAGTCTGCGGTGCTTCTCGGAGGACGAAGAGCTTAGACTTGGGGTTTAGTTTTGTGATGGATTTGGAGAGGTCGTTTTGGCAGTCCAATCTACATCGGTTCCAGTCAGTAAAATATGAGATAACAAATCTATGGCTATGTATGTTTGGACACGCACAGAAACTGCCATCGATTAGTGCCTCCTCTTGCCCTGTACACATAATACGGATCCCATGTAAATATCGGCCACAAAACCTCCGGCTCCAGATCCAGCGCTGCCTTTAGCGCTGGAGAATCGTGAAGTCTGAGATCTGTCCGAAACCAATAGATCACCCGTGGCTTCGTCATCATAACAATCTTGGATCTTGTTTTCGACGCGCCTTTGTTATGTTTTGTATGTGTGGATGAATGAGGACGTTTAGGGAGAGAATCGGTTTACATTGAGATTAAATCTCGCCTATCTGGTAGATTAAATTAAGTCAAGATTACGATCAGGCGGACACACGCGAAATGTGTGATTGAGACATGCTTTTCGGTAGACCATGAACTGGTTCCCAATTTtaaatttttttttttggttctcACTTGTGCAGTACAGTAGGTTACACTAAGCTGGTGTAAAAAGCAAGGATCGAAAAAGACAAGTCATGATGTCAGTGCTAGTGATGATCGAGCGGATCTCATCTGAGACATCAAAGGCGGAGAGATGGAAGCTTGGGCTTGAGCCGCAGGTCCACTTCTGCAGGTAGATACATAGCATAGATGCAAGGCAAGGTGCTTGCTTGCCTCTGGGGCCAAGACAAGCATAATTGTAATTTGCGAGATTGAGATGAGCGCGAAAAGGGAGGGACGTGTGAAGCGATACAATCTATTCTCCAAAACAGATACTGAGGGATGGTGGATAGAATTGGTGAGATGGGCTTTCCGTCTTGCCATTGATACCTTGCCACGGATTGCGACAGCTCGGTGTAGCAGTTCGGGTCTGGGCCCGTCAATCGTGATCGGAAGACGATCAGCCGATTTATCAGAACACGAAAATAGCATAGTAGCTGTTTGCGCGTGGCATTTGAGCTCTCGACTCGTCGAAATGGATTGTCATTTGCGGCTGGGACTGTCGCCGCCACTGCAGCCATGCATACGCCATATTGCAAAAGTCAGTCTGGAATTTGCTTGCTGACCAGTCGTCTAGTCCCCGTCTGTGCAGAAGATACATCTGAACTAGAGGCGCACATCATCCTCGTATCACGATGTGCCAGGGCCCATGGCCGTTGGAATCTGGAATCAGGAATGTCTACCCCTGGTCCGAATGGAACGTCATGCATTATCACACGTCCTCATTGGCGATATGATCATGAGAAGCCATGCCGGTCGTGGCGGTTGACGGGCTTATGTCCAGCTTTAAACAAAGGAATACTAAGAACAACGAGGCAATGTTGTCGCCGTTGGCTGTAATAAGCATTGCATCTGGCTTCAAGCCGCTGCCTCTGGTGAAATTACGATTCCTATTTTAGCTGCATAATGATCAGCAGGACACGACATCGAACTGGTTGGATCAGACCTTGGCTCATCCGCTggagcatcagcatcagcatccacaAATGTCAAAACCCAGGTGTACCCTGCATCGTCCACCAGGTCAATTCCACTCAGCATAAGACGAGAAGCCAAGTGGCGGTTTAGTCACAGACTAATAACTCGGATGGAGACTGCAATTGAGTATTGTTGCCGTACAATGCAAACAGTGCTGTGTCAGTTTGATGTCAATATTGACAATCTGTGGAGACTCTGGTTGTTGACGCGCCTCGTTTCCTCCTCCAAGACATGTTCTCACTCTCAGCAGAGTAAACAATCGAACCCGACCCTCAGTGAGACATCATCATGAACTGGTTCTCAGTGTGGGGCAGGTATGTGCGAGATTGCAGCTCTCGGTCTTGAAGCTGTGAGAAAGCTCAACGAAGCATGTCTCGGCGTTAAATGAGGCTGACTGACAAATCATGGTGGTGTCGAAAGGCTCAACGGTACAATTTCACTAAAAGTCGTAATTTGGGAGAAACCAGATACTGTCTGTgcaggttcaatgttggctaATAAGCCTTTTCGCACCATCAGCTCAGCCGGCTCTAgttcaacttcatcccaCCTTCAGGAACGCGTCGTGCTAAGCTAGCGACGCGTCAAGGAGGGGTTAATTTGTTTGAGTGCTGACATCTTCTCATCATTTCAGTGTCATAGCTCTTGGTGTGGTGAATGTGGTTTGTCGTCAAGGCAATTGAACCAAGAAGCAAGTATTTAAAAGGAGCCGCcaattgatgcttttgaaCCAAGAAAATATTCAATGGGACATGAGGCCTGCTGCTGGTCGGACATAAAGTGACCAGTCTGGTGAGAAACACTTGACGACCAAAATAATCAAGAAAATGGTCGCCAGGACAGGAACGAGACTGGAACTCACCGGGCAAACCTCGGCAGGTGGGCtgcctcaacctcaacctccatGGATGGTCTGCCAACAAACTTCAAGATTGCTGACTGCAGCCactactcgtgccacgccccactttagCTTGCTCAGATTTCCTTCGCACCACCTAAAGTGGTGCTGACCACTGCAGCGGGCAGACCACTCCACCGAGCAGCTAGCTAGAAATAAAATACTAAAATAAGTAAAATAATAGAAATAAAATACCTAAAAATATATACTTTTAAGTTTCTAttataatactatttaacTTATAAATATAAAATTAAATAATATTTTTATTCTTTATATAAGCTTATAAATTAACTATTTAAAAAGTAGAGCCTAAAATATATAACCTATAATTAAACCTTATTGATTACTAATTAATTAAACTTTAAAATAAATATTCCTATATATAACATACTTAATGTATCCTATAGCATCTATTATATTACTTAATTTGTCTTTTACTTTTAGTTAAAAATATAATTTTCTTATAATATCTATTTATAATTCtattttctttagttattTTTATTTTAAAGTTTACATATCAAATCCCTAGAAATTTAATTCCTTATCATAAGAATTTTAAATCAACTATCTTAGAATATAATTAACATTAACTTAAGCTAACATACTAATATATCATCTTTTATAATCATAATAATAATactttatattatattaaataaaTCCTCTATATACAAAGCTTTTAGTAAGGTAAACTATATATAAATAgctatatattatataacGATATTAAAATATATCTAGTTTATAAACGCTTATTTTATAACTTTATTATTCTATAATATATAATTAATAACTTTAAATTATTTATAATCTATATAAATTAATGTTTATAATTTAAGTTTAATTATTTTTCTAAATTAAAAATTATACTAAcaatataataataaattAATTATTAAATATTATAGTTAGATTTTCCATATAGTAGATTAAAGCATATAATGATAAAATTAGttatatacttattataATAGTAAATTAATTATTTACTTAATAATATAATTATTATAATAGAAATAACTAAATTCAAAATCTAATATTAAAAGGTCTAAATATTTTAAAAATCTAATATAACTCTCTTTAATATTAGAAATACTAATATAAAAAAAGCTTAATATTTATAATTAGATTTTTTTATAAGCTATAAGAatttttatttatttaatAGTATTTATTTAATTAATATAGTTAATTTTACTAGCTAGCTGCTCGGTGGAGTGGTCTGCCCGCTGCAGTGGTCAGCACCACTTTAGGTGGTGCGAAGGAAATCTGAGCAAGctaaagtggggcgtggcacgagtaccgggctgggctgggaaCAAGGTCTTGCTTGACCAGTGGGGACCAAAGATGTGCCTTTCTCGGCTTCTTCATTTCAATGACTTGAAAGCTTATCCTGGTGTCGCTCCGACTGGGCTTGATATGCTCCAGTCAATTGGTTGACAGTCCTCGTCGTGGGCTAAAATGCAGGCCGTCGTAAAAACCGCCCAACTTGCTGAAAAAGGAACAGTAATCCGTGATCTGTGACAAGATGGTGCcgccaaaatgtcaagaCTGAGGAATTGTGTGGTCGTAATTGATGCTTTCTATCTGCAGCTGAGGTCCAGCTATTGAAGCCAATGATGTAAAGTAACATGgcaaaaaaacaaaaaaattATGGTGGCATAGTATCAACTGGGAGGACGGGGTCTCGTTCAGCTGCGAGAAATGTGCCGTACGGTGCCGTACTGTACCAAAACGCCTGGCAGTCAATATTtatttgttgttgatgttcCGTCCAGGGTGGCTATTCAGAGTGATgaggcattcaatgttgtttgcaTCCggaatacggagtagaccGTGGCCATTTTGCATGTGTCATTAGAAGCTGCAGCTTCCAGTGGAATGTCCCGGGCGTAAGGGAGAGCTGCCGCCTAGCAACGTGCTGGAAAacgcaacatttgaactggaacctggtggcttgagcGCTGGGCCTAGCAGAGACATTCGAGCTCCAGCAACATGCAGTGAAGCTCCAGCGCGCTCCAGTTAAAAACCTGTACCTGGATCCATTGAGTTGGCGGAGCCACCGCCAAGTCCCACCGGACACGGGTGTCAGTGTTTCATGCAGTTTTCTTCTGGGAGCGGAGCTGAAAACAAGAGGAAACTGACTGGATTTTCCCGAGCTTTCTCACATCGGTAAGGTAGAGAGCAAAACAGGAAGGCCGTCTGTGCTTTTTATCGCAGGCTAGCTGAGCTTCGTCAATGATACCGGGCTCTAGCCCAGGAGTTTCTCAGCTAGGCGCCTCGAATCTTCCAGGCTGAGTTTCAACTAAATGCACGACTCAGTCTGTGCCATTGTTAGAAGAAGACAGCCAGTGCCCAACCCTCTCCAATCGGATGGCTTGGGCGGGCCATCATCGTGGCAGGTCTCAAGACTGGGAACtggctccatgtcttgccTTGCCCTCGCCCTCCAAGGCTCTTACCCTGGCACCAAAGAACTTTGGAAGACAGGGCCGTTGCTGCTAATCAGCGCCAGCTAGCAGGTACGTACTCCGTCGTGCGCAACGTGTCCCAGGTGGCTCTTACCTGCATCTGCCGTGTCGCGTCCTTGTTTCCCCTGTGCTCCCCCCCTCACGGTGGCTCCTTCCCCGCCCACCAACGGCCAGGCCCACAGCACCTTTCCTCGacccatgtctggtctgcaaATGCAAGGAAGCTTGTTCCTGGCAACTTGCAATACCAGATGTTCGGCTTTCTCGACTCAAACGGTCCAGGTTGATGAAAGGTGCTCGAGTGTACCATCTTCCTCCGACTGATGCTTGCACGCGACTAATTCCATGCGATTCTGACGCGTTTACTTGGAGCTgaagttttttttttttttactaTTAGTTCATGGGTATGGCCGGCAATTTGTTTGCCTCGCTTGATGATTTCTCCTCTCTCCTGCCCTTCCTCCATTTCTTATACCTACATACTGCAAAATATTTGACGGATCCATGGCTTTCTTCACGACTGGGTCTTTGACAAGCCAAAACCTGGACCACCACCGCTTCCCACTCAGTTTACATTCCAATGCCCCGGGCGTTAATCAAGCCTTGCTCTAATATTCCTATTGCGTACCTCCGACCGGACCACGAGAACTGATTGTCGTACGGACGGACCAAAGCCGTCTTTGTGTCATCTGAGCTGGAGCCCACTCTCTTTGTCACAATACTTATTGGCACCCCACAGCCAACGGGTTTGTTTGTAAATACAAAACATTGCCAATCACCGCTCTTTGATGatattttattttgcaaCCCTTCGAAGCACTAGATTCGATATTGAAGCGGAGGATTCACTCGTTGATCTACAGTATCAATTTGCTACCAATTCCTCAATCATCTTCTACCACTGAGAGAGAAATCGTCACGACTGTTGCGGAGTCATCACGACTTGATGGCTCCCACTTACACAATACTTTGCGACACAATCATAACAACTAATACGACCGCCCAGAAGGCTCAATTCGACGAGAAACGATCATAGACGTCGAAAAAGTTCCGAAAAGCAAAATTTACTTGCGCTTTGGTTTCTTAACCGCGAACTGACAATCGTCTTACATAATATTCCACAATTTCACCAACTTGGGAGGCTTCAATAGCTTGCCTGTCTCATCATGACCCGCTCCGGATTTTTGCTCATTGTCTCCGGGACTCTAGCCGTGCTTGCAACATCCGCCTCAATATGCCTCGAAGTTGTTTCTGGCGTCTACGCGGAAAGCAAATCCAAATTGCTCATCACATGCAGTATAGGCGCGGCCTTTGAGTCCGTCatgctgctggtgtttggTGCGCTGGGCATCTCGCAAGTCCTTCGGACAAAAGTACCAATGTCCTGGATAAGCTCACGGCCTGCTTTCGTCTGTCAACTCTTTGGTTGCACAGCGGCCTTTATTCCTTCTGCCGTTGCCTTGGGCTACCTACGAGAGTGGACAACAAATGATGATGGCCGCCTTGCAACTGACAGCCgccagaagctcttcatTGGCTCAGCGGTAGCTGTGTCCTTTGCTACCATTTTCCAATTTGGCTTCATCATTTTCCACTTCTTAGCAAGCCGTGATATTACTCTCGGGACGGCATCCTCCTTCCATTCAAGTGAGGAGGGCCGTAAGATGAATATCAAGTCCATTCGATACAGCCGAACATTTATCGGGACCAACACGCAAGAAATGGCGACGACCACAATTATGGAGTCGTCCCTAGCGACACCAGAGAATCTGTCCATGGGACCAATCGACTTTTTAAAGGCATCCATGTCGCAGGCCATGCGGCCCACATCGTCGCGAACCAAATTATTGGAATCAGAGAGGCGACGACCAAAATCCTCTGACTCGATGCCAACTCGCAAGAGTTCAGACACATCCTTCGATTCTTGGGACACCTCATCTGTCGACGCCCATAATCGTCAAGTCGTTATGGAAATGTCATCTCCTACCACACTCAAGAGGGGTCTAGAGACAATTCCAGCCAGTCCTTCGGGGAGTCGTTCTCCCAGCCGGCCAGGTACTCCTCTAGATATGGAATTGGAGCCGCCACGTATGCTGTATAGGGCAGAGAGCTACAGCTCAAGTATATTATCACAACAAGATCTACGCAGACTTACACCAGACAGCTCTGTAAATGAGCTGCACATTCACCCTCTTTTCCGGTCTGACTCTCCAACACCGCCTCCCACAGCAAGCCCTGGTACAAGCGTTTTGGCCGCTCCGCATGCGGGGAGGGTGATCTCACGTCAAAGCAGCATGCAATCCATGAGGCGCCTTCGAAGTGGGAGCTTACCGGCAGCTCACAGCCCACTTATACGTCAGACGAGTTTTGACAGCTTGAAGCCGACCAGGTTGAGAGATGACGGAGATGTTGGCAGAAAGAGTGCCGACCCGCAGAGCGAGCGCAAAATGACACCGCCCGTGCCAGAATGGCTGTTAAGCCCGGCCATGAAGGCTAGCCTCGAATCCTTCAAGGAGCAGAAACAAGGAGATGGCGAAGAAAAATAATGGCGGCAAAAGAAACgacgtgatgatgttgatgatgatgaatggattTTTCCTTATGTCGATATGGCGACTAGCGATTTTGATTTGATTTTGATGTGAATGCTTTCACTTTATAGTTCCGTTTGTTGGAGTATAATGAGGAGACGAGACTGAGGTGCGAACCTCGCCATGTGGATACGACCTTTGAGTATATTTTGTATAAAGAGCGAGGCGTTGTACTTAGAGATGATGGGATACGTATTTCAAACGGACATAACCGGGGCCTTTGTTGTACCGGTGGTTTATGAGGCAGAATATACAAAGCTATTTTGCAGATGGCTACTTGATCACACCAACTTGTCAGTGTTGTTATGTGGGATACGGTTTGTGGGTGTCCACAGTAGAGGTCGCCACAGGTGTGAATCTCAAGATTGTTGGACAAGAAAGAGACCGACTGATCGGAGAAGGGTCAGTGCTGGGCCTGCCAAACGGAATGTAAACAAACAGAACAATTGCAGTAATTACAACAATTTAAATCCCGAACTGTCGATTACAAACCCGCCTTTGGCTGCCTAAGATGACGCCATGACCAGGCATCCAGTGCCTTGCCCTTCGAATTGCGTCCATATTTGTGGCAGACTCTCCACGGCCCCGCCCTAGGGCCAATACTTAGATGGGCTGCATGTGTGTACGGTACAGTATTCAGAGTTAATGTGttcgcttcttcttttgcttttgacCGAAATAGATGGTACATCGATGCTTCAACATGTTTGGTAAGTTGCACAAAGTAGGGTATTGAGTGGTTCATGGAGTATcacaacaaaacaaagcGCCACCGCCACGTTTTCTCCTCGGACATTGTATCAACCTATCGTGAAGGTCGGACCGCCGTCTTTGGGGATGTTTTTCATTCGCCACAGCGCAGCCTGGTTGCTTGTGTTTGTGCAGCCGTGTCCGTCTGTGATGTCTATAGGGCGGTCGTGTGGTGGGGTCTAATTGTAGATTTGACTCGAATCTGTGCCCGATGTCGAGCTGTGAATTCTGCAGAATGGAGGttagtacggagtacggcaGCATCCATTGATGTCATCTCTGTGTCTGTGGTGAAGACTGTGGTGAGCACAAAATGACTGGCTGCAAAGGGATGCAGTGTTCACGTCAACGGTTCTCGAATGTCTTTATACAAcgctgtgctgtgctgtgctgtgctttgctttgctgtgcAGTTTTGAGGTTCACTCAATCTTCCACCTGATTGAATACATGCATGTATGGAGGATGTCCAGGTCCATGTCtatgtccatgtccacggcCAAATCGCCAGGCCCTTTCAATGCTGACCCCACTTCgccaaccagccagccagccagttgagTCCAcaaagagtctggtctgctcaagtggtctggtcaggtcgccagcttcaaagtccaTCTCTAGCCAACCATTGCTTCCGTCATCGTTGCCatcttccttctcctccaacctcaaccgCCCTCGCTCGCACGAAACATTACTACTGGGACACCTAGATCTCTCTGACGACTCTCCCTCATTTCGCAGCCGTCCTGCTGCATCTCTTCTGCCCATCATGAAGGTCACTTTCAGAGTAGGTTTTGGATTCCCCGCCACCTCTCCAGCTTACTTGAGGCATCCGCCTTGGGCACAGTGGTCTGAGCTGCGTAGCCACAAGGCCTGGATATCGACGCCGGGCTTCGGCGTACGTCTTAAAATACATGGCTAACTGTTGGCTTTTGCGCAGGATCTGAAACAACAGAAGTTCGTCCTCGAGGTCGAACCTACCGACCTGGTATGTCCACCTACCCACGATATGTTCGACACCTCGATATCGACTCGTTGCCACTTGTCGGCGTACATTGGGCTGACTTGGATAT
The genomic region above belongs to Pochonia chlamydosporia 170 chromosome 2, whole genome shotgun sequence and contains:
- a CDS encoding DNA photolyase (similar to Aspergillus clavatus NRRL 1 XP_001270768.1); this encodes MTKPRVIYWFRTDLRLHDSPALKAALDLEPEVLWPIFTWDPYYVYRARGGTNRWQFLLDCQNDLSKSITKLNPKSKLFVLREAPQTLFPKILKAWKVTHLVFEKDTDAYARQRDAVVAKAARDTGVEVVIRAGRTLWDSDEIVSKHDGKPTMSMTQLLSAAKKIGDVPRPIPPPKRLPDPGDMPLDFEQDVPSGSPDVNSEMRTKKDASYKSIAGPKGDFAIETLEELGFPPATTPYKGGESIALRNLADIVKDKKYTATFEKPKTSPAQFEPQSTTLLSPFLHFGALSVREFYWQVQDVVESYGKGASSPPTSLTGQLIFRDMYFAAQADIGANFTQTAGNAHCRFIPWHLPSEVDKSTGIVTDKYKIDSEEAEQWFQRWKQGVTGFPWIDALMRQLIHTGWMHHLGRHSVACFLTRGGCYIDWERGAEVFEVHLIDHEPACNAGNWQWLSCTAFFSQYFRCYSPVSFGQKWDKNGDLIRKWVPELKDLDAKYIYEPWKAPIQDQKKAGVRVTRDGLGDREGGTYPKPMFDFGKRREICINAMKKAYGVGLYGDDERVMDGSWRELFGDDAGEMMERIGSESDDGANADEGDEDVGEKRGRKDASKASVKKQKT